The genomic DNA TGGATGAGTTCTACCGGCGCAGGGATCGTGGCTTCAGCGGTCGTGTTTGCTCTGGTCTTCGCGATGAGACGACCAAAGCTCGGCAGCCCATCAAACTCCTCTCCGCCTGATACCTCTCAGACATGAAATACACTTGTGCTTCCAATGATGGTCGCATCTCTGAGGCTGAAACCCACACTCTCGTGGCGACCTTCTACACGAGCATTCAGTCCGTCGACCTTCCAGATCCGATCTTCGAAACCCATGCGGGGGACGGCTGGGACGCACACCTCGACAAGATATGGGACTTCTGGTCGAGTATCCTGCTCGCCACGGGACACCTTCGAGGAAATCCGATCGTTGCCCATCAGGGCGTGCCGGGGATTACGAGCAAAGGCTTCGACCGATGGCTGTCACTCTTCGCGGAGGTCGCGTCAGATGTCCTGAGCTCGACGCACGCGCTCGACGTGGTGGCACGTGCTCCTCGTATGCGCCTCGTACTGGAGGGGCGCATCGCGCCGGTGACCCCATGACACACTCACTGGAACCTTCGGCGGAACAGATGCGAGCGATGCTCGCGGAAACGACGGAGCGAATCATTGAGCACATCGAATCCCTGCCCGAACAGCCAGCTTCGTACTACACGGACGGGAAAACGGAAGCGCGGGCCCAAGTGGAGTCTTTGCCGTCCGCCGGCACAGATTTCAGTGAGCTGCTCGATCTGATTTTTGATGAAGCGGTCCCCACGTCCTTCAATACCGCCGGACCTGGGTACTTCGCCTATATCCCCGGCGGCGGACTCTTCCCGTCCGCCGTCGCAGACCTGATCGCGAATGCGGTCAACCGCTATGTCGGGGTCTGGGTGGCCGCACCCGCGCTGGTACAGCTGGAATTGAACGTCGTTCGGTGGTTCTGTGAGATAGTCGGGTACGGGCCCGGCAGCGGAGGCATCCTGACCAGCGGGGG from Longimicrobiales bacterium includes the following:
- a CDS encoding group III truncated hemoglobin is translated as MKYTCASNDGRISEAETHTLVATFYTSIQSVDLPDPIFETHAGDGWDAHLDKIWDFWSSILLATGHLRGNPIVAHQGVPGITSKGFDRWLSLFAEVASDVLSSTHALDVVARAPRMRLVLEGRIAPVTP
- a CDS encoding pyridoxal-dependent decarboxylase — its product is MTHSLEPSAEQMRAMLAETTERIIEHIESLPEQPASYYTDGKTEARAQVESLPSAGTDFSELLDLIFDEAVPTSFNTAGPGYFAYIPGGGLFPSAVADLIANAVNRYVGVWVAAPALVQLELNVVRWFCEIVGYGPGSGGILTSGG